In one window of Methanothermobacter sp. DNA:
- the mer gene encoding 5,10-methylenetetrahydromethanopterin reductase, with protein sequence MKFGIEFVPNEPIEKIVKLVKLAEDVGFEYAWITDHYNNKNVYETLALIAEGTETIKLGPGVTNPYVRSPAITASAIATLDELSNGRATLGIGPGDKATFDALGIEWVKPVSTIRDAIAMMRTLLAGEKTESGAQLMGVKAVQEKIPIYMGAQGPMMLKTAGEISDGALINASNPKDFEAAVPLIKEGAEAAGKSLADIDVAAYTCCSIDEDAAAAANAAKIVVAFIAAGSPPPVFERHGLPADTGKKFGELLGKGDFGGAIGAVDDALMEAFSVVGTPDEFIPKIEALGEMGVTQYVAGSPIGPDKEKSIKLLGEVIASF encoded by the coding sequence ATGAAGTTTGGTATCGAATTTGTTCCAAATGAGCCAATAGAAAAGATAGTGAAGCTCGTGAAACTGGCTGAAGACGTGGGCTTCGAATACGCCTGGATCACAGACCACTACAACAACAAGAATGTATACGAGACCCTTGCCCTGATTGCAGAGGGAACAGAAACAATAAAACTCGGCCCAGGTGTCACAAACCCCTACGTGAGAAGCCCTGCAATAACAGCATCAGCCATAGCCACACTTGACGAGCTTTCAAACGGAAGAGCAACTTTAGGTATTGGCCCCGGTGACAAAGCTACCTTCGATGCCCTTGGAATCGAATGGGTTAAACCCGTCTCAACAATAAGAGATGCAATTGCAATGATGAGAACCCTCCTCGCCGGCGAAAAAACAGAAAGCGGTGCCCAGTTAATGGGTGTAAAGGCTGTACAGGAAAAGATACCCATATACATGGGTGCTCAGGGCCCAATGATGCTTAAAACAGCAGGTGAAATATCTGACGGTGCACTCATAAACGCATCAAACCCAAAAGACTTCGAAGCAGCAGTGCCACTCATAAAGGAAGGTGCTGAAGCCGCAGGTAAGAGCCTCGCAGACATTGACGTTGCAGCATACACATGCTGTTCAATCGATGAAGATGCAGCTGCAGCTGCCAACGCAGCAAAAATAGTTGTTGCATTCATCGCAGCAGGATCACCACCACCAGTATTTGAAAGACACGGCCTGCCAGCTGACACCGGTAAAAAATTCGGTGAACTCCTCGGTAAAGGGGACTTTGGTGGAGCAATAGGTGCAGTTGACGACGCACTCATGGAAGCATTCTCAGTTGTAGGTACACCTGACGAATTCATACCAAAAATTGAAGCCCTCGGTGAAATGGGCGTAACACAGTACGTCGCAGGATCACCAATAGGTCCAGATAAAGAAAAATCAATAAAACTCCTGGGAGAAGTTATAGCAAGCTTCTAA